A window of the Brassica napus cultivar Da-Ae chromosome C5, Da-Ae, whole genome shotgun sequence genome harbors these coding sequences:
- the LOC106427151 gene encoding probable aquaporin TIP3-2, producing the protein MATYARRTYGFGRADEATHPDSIRATLAEFLSTFVFVFAGEGSILSLDKLYWDTEAHTGTDTPGGLLLVALAHALALFAAVSAAINVSGGHVNPAVTFAALIGGRLSVIRAIYYWVAQLLGAILACLLLRLSTNGKRPIGFHVASGVSELHGLLMEIILTFALVYIFYSTVIDPKRWSIGIIAPLAIGLIVGANMLVGGPFDGASMNPARAFGPSLVGWRWENHWIYWVGPFIGGALAALIYEYMIIPNVNEPPRHSVHQPLAPEDY; encoded by the exons ATGGCAACATATGCTAGAAGAACATACGGCTTTGGGAGAGCTGATGAGGCGACGCACCCGGACTCCATTAGAGCCACTTTGGCCGAGTTTCTCTCTACTTTCGTCTTTGTCTTTGCTGGAGAAGGCTCCATCCTCTCTCTAG ACAAGTTGTATTGGGACACTGAGGCTCACACGGGGACAGACACGCCGGGAGGGTTACTTTTGGTGGCGTTAGCTCATGCATTGGCACTATTTGCGGCAGTTTCGGCGGCCATCAATGTCTCTGGTGGTCACGTGAACCCTGCGGTTACTTTTGCTGCTCTAATCGGTGGCAGGCTCTCAGTGATCCGAGCTATCTACTATTGGGTTGCTCAGCTTCTAGGTGCTATCCTCGCTTGTCTCTTGTTGAGGCTTTCCACTAATGGCAAG AGACCAATAGGGTTCCATGTAGCGTCTGGAGTCAGTGAGCTTCACGGGCTATTGATGGAGATCATACTTACATTCGCATTGGTTTATATCTTCTACTCAACTGTAATCGATCCCAAGAGATGGAGTATTGGGATCATAGCCCCCCTAGCCATCGGGCTCATAGTTGGGGCAAACATGTTGGTAGGAGGACCATTCGACGGAGCGTCAATGAATCCGGCTAGAGCCTTTGGTCCATCATTGGTTGGATGGAGATGGGAAAACCATTGGATATATTGGGTTGGGCCCTTCATTGGAGGTGCACTCGCCGCACTTATCTATGAGTACATGATCATCCCCAACGTGAACGAGCCTCCTCGCCATAGTGTCCACCAACCATTGGCCCCGGAAGATTACTAG
- the LOC125587526 gene encoding transcription factor GTE5, chloroplastic-like has product MSSGGGASKTTKHRRTKPMVVPQHARSAALLSPSNPFASEEEDHPPMLKVSLSSISKLEVRSLKRRLTAELDEVRSLIAQFDPQGGNFTTGSMGKGGNKKLKTGNGVKRGDKGTVQIFKKCLNLLTKLMKHKDGWVFNVPVDAKGFGLHDYHTIVKEPMDLGTVKAKLGEGLYESPLDFAEDVRLTFNNAILYNPVGHEVHSMAKFLLSMFEEKWAPIEVQYQNLHREIKPARDVVLPRPAPLVEPLPAPTPSPSPPPPPSPPPPVLEDRTLEIAESMTEPETVTTTALEKPEGDEEEAPVDIRDLTMDEKRRLSEELQDLPYDKLETVVQIVKKSNPELSQQDDEIELDIDSLDIQTLWELYSFVTGYKESLSNKKEEDQGFGSERDAESAHNIIQEPATGTERSRVTESGKAIRMSSSPVRQENKAGGSTSSNSSSSDSGSSSSDSDSDSSSGRGSDTGN; this is encoded by the exons ATGTCTTCAGGAGGTGGAGCTTCGAAGACGACGAAGCACAGGCGGACCAAGCCGATGGTGGTTCCTCAACACGCGCGATCGGCTGCTCTCCTCTCTCCGTCAAACCCGTTCGCGTCGGAGGAGGAAGATCATCCTCCCATGTTGAAGGTTAGCTTGAGCTCAATTTCGAAGCTTGAAGTCAGGAGCTTGAAGCGGAGACTAACAGCTGAGCTAGACGAAGTTCGGAGCTTGATCGCACAGTTCGATCCCCAAGGCGGAAACTTTACAACCGGGTCCATGGGTAAAGGGGGAAACAAGAAGCTGAAAACTGGGAATGGAGTTAAGAGAGGTGATAAAGGTACGGTTCAGATTTTCAAGAAATGTCTCAATTTGCTGACGAAGTTGATGAAGCATAAGGATGGATGGGTGTTCAATGTGCCCGTTGATGCTAAAGGGTTTGGTTTGCATGATTACCACACCATTGTTAAAGAGCCTATGGATTTGGGTACAGTGAAGGCTAAGTTAGGGGAAGGTTTGTATGAGTCGCCGTTGGATTTTGCTGAAGATGTTAGACTTACTTTCAACAATGCGATTTTGTATAATCCTGTGGGGCATGAGGTGCATAGTATGGCTAAGTTTCTGTTGAGCATGTTTGAGGAGAAGTGGGCTCCTATTGAAGTGCAGTATCAAAATCTTCACAGGGAGATCAAACCGGCTCGTGATGTTGTGTTGCCTCGTCCTGCTCCTCTTGTTGAGCCTTTACCAGCTCCTACACCTTCcccgtctcctcctcctcctccgtctcCTCCGCCTCCGGTGCTTGAGGATAGGACTTTAGAGATTGCTGAATCTATGACGGAACCTGAAACTGTCACTACTACTGCCCTCGAGAAGCCTGAAGGAGATGAGGAGGAGGCGCCTGTTGATATTAGGGACCTGACGATGGATGAGAAACGGAGACTCAGTGAAGAGCTTCAGGACTTGCCTTATGACAAACTAGAGACAGTTGTTCAGATTGTAAAGAAGAGTAATCCGGAACTCTCTCAACAGGATGATGAGATTGAGCTGGATATTGATAGTCTTGACATCCAGACGCTTTGGGAGCTTTATAGTTTTGTGACTGGGTATAAGGAGAGCTTGAGCAATAAAAAGGAGGAGGATCAGGGGTTTGGTTCAGAACGAGATGCTGAATCTGCTCACAACATTATCCAAGAACCG GCAACTGGCACCGAAAGATCGAGAGTTACTGAATCAG GGAAAGCTATTCGCATGTCTTCTTCTCCTGTTCGCCAAGAAAACAAGGCAGGTGGATCAACTAGTTCTAACAGTTCCAGCAGTGACTCAGGATCTAGCTCTAGTG ATTCTGACAGTGACAGCTCCTCTGGACGTGGATCAGATACTGGTAATTAG